One window of the Candidatus Abyssobacteria bacterium SURF_5 genome contains the following:
- a CDS encoding acyltransferase, producing the protein MQWRQRMSGVQVRRYDIDWLRVLAVLLLIPFHTAIIFAPADSLSYIKDQENRVLNQFSWFVHQWHMPLLFLVSGAATWFSLNSRTGRQYLGERVQRLVIPLVFGTLAIVPPAVYFQRLQFQQFQGSYIAFYPHFFNGIYPEGNFMWGSLWFLAYLFVFSLIVLPLLLFFRREFGKRLISTVASLCERRGEIFLFAVPLAVIQAALRARWPGFQNLIGDWANFFFYITFFIYGYLLCSERRFEEAIARNGTLALGMGVVSWLFIGGISWIGKEPVPGYSPEWILYMILFGFNSWFWIIAILSFGQRHLGFTNKVLQYGTEAALPFYIIHHTIIVVIGYYVVQWNLRGMSKFFVITTASLIVTILLYDIFVKRANVTRFLFGMRVG; encoded by the coding sequence ATGCAGTGGAGGCAGAGAATGAGCGGCGTTCAAGTAAGACGCTACGACATAGATTGGCTTAGGGTGCTGGCCGTGTTACTGCTCATTCCTTTCCACACAGCAATAATCTTCGCTCCCGCAGATTCGCTATCATACATCAAAGACCAAGAGAATCGGGTTCTGAACCAATTCTCGTGGTTTGTGCACCAGTGGCACATGCCGTTGCTTTTCCTCGTTTCGGGAGCAGCCACATGGTTCTCCCTGAATTCTCGGACGGGCCGACAGTACCTTGGAGAAAGGGTTCAGCGACTCGTCATCCCCCTTGTCTTCGGTACGCTTGCGATTGTTCCGCCGGCAGTGTACTTTCAGCGCCTGCAGTTCCAGCAATTTCAGGGCTCTTACATTGCTTTCTATCCGCACTTCTTCAACGGCATCTATCCCGAGGGGAATTTTATGTGGGGAAGCCTGTGGTTTCTCGCATACCTTTTCGTTTTCTCTTTGATTGTATTGCCGTTGCTTCTCTTTTTCAGGAGAGAGTTCGGAAAACGTCTTATATCAACGGTTGCCTCCCTTTGTGAAAGGCGCGGTGAGATATTTCTCTTCGCCGTTCCACTTGCCGTCATTCAGGCAGCCCTGCGAGCGAGATGGCCCGGCTTTCAAAATCTTATCGGTGATTGGGCAAACTTCTTCTTCTATATCACCTTCTTTATCTATGGCTATCTCCTGTGCTCCGAACGAAGATTTGAGGAAGCAATAGCAAGAAATGGGACCCTTGCCCTTGGGATGGGGGTAGTCTCGTGGCTGTTTATTGGCGGGATATCTTGGATCGGCAAAGAGCCGGTCCCGGGTTACTCGCCCGAATGGATTCTTTACATGATTCTCTTTGGTTTCAACTCTTGGTTCTGGATAATCGCCATTCTGAGTTTTGGTCAGAGACACCTTGGTTTCACCAATAAGGTACTTCAATATGGAACCGAAGCTGCTTTACCCTTCTATATTATCCATCATACTATTATTGTGGTGATCGGATATTATGTGGTGCAATGGAACCTGCGGGGTATGAGCAAGTTCTTTGTTATCACGACTGCTTCGCTGATCGTGACCATTCTGTTATACGACATATTTGTGAAGCGGGCAAATGTAACGCGATTTCTCTTCGGGATGAGAGTTGGGTAA